In a single window of the Trichoderma breve strain T069 chromosome 6, whole genome shotgun sequence genome:
- a CDS encoding nucleoside 2-deoxyribosyltransferase like domain-containing protein, producing MSATVVMAPGRPAPHLASLPSVFLAGTTSDTGEADWRQTLTDALSGLSITIYNPYRPDWDATWREDISDNRWVEQVHWELEMQDKADIVVVFFHGVSLAPISMLELGMCIRFGKAIACAMPDYPKRGNVEAVCRRYGAKFVSSEQDLKDAVTERLNTMIAARLGG from the coding sequence ATGAGCGCGACTGTGGTTATGGCGCCTGGTCGTCCGGCGCCGCACttggcttctcttcccagCGTCTTTCTCGCCGGGACCACCAGTGACACGGGTGAAGCCGACTGGAGACAAACCCTCACAGATGCGCTATCTGGGCTCTCCATCACAATATACAACCCCTACCGCCCTGACTGGGATGCCACCTGGAGAGAAGACATCTCCGACAACCGCTGGGTGGAGCAGGTGCACTGGGAGCTCGAGATGCAAGACAAGGCGGACATCGtcgttgtcttcttccacggAGTCAGCCTGGCACCCATCAGTATGTTGGAGCTGGGCATGTGCATTCGATTCGGAAAAGCCATTGCATGTGCCATGCCAGATTACCCTAAGAGAGGCAATGTGGAGGCTGTTTGCCGGCGATATGGGGCCAAGTTTGTGAGCTCTGAACAAGATCTGAAGGATGCTGTGACAGAGAGGCTGAATACAATGATTGCGGCACGGCTTGGTGGATGA
- a CDS encoding gpi16 subunit, GPI transamidase component domain-containing protein — translation MRSLLSFLPLIIPSVLVSATEYHEQLNLRPLPLSALLASFNFRANTSIADFEAQNFRLFPRSLGQILQYAGTRELHLRFTLGRWDAESWGTRPWDGTKEGGTGVELWAWLDAETDQEADEKWLTLTNALSGLFCASLNFIDGTRTIRPVVSFQPEGDHPNTTLDNTRLLHGVLPHEVVCTENLTPFLKMLPCKGKAGIASLLDGHKLFDASFQSMAIDVRPICPSEGECVLQLEQTVDMVLDVDRSKRPHDNPIPRPPPGRDLICDTSKPYHNPDDSCFPVDHLRGQEWTLSQIFGRTMKGTCPLTDSETPPVCVHIPSTRDIFSSEGAHEIKYPNNDSLRCYHIDQEKEFTLILTKPEVPADGEAASLGIVKPETPVLYAERSFTGHGQEHGGVQAILTNPGDDTVEFVYMESLPWFMRVYLHTLSARISGSSPNTNTTTEIVKQIYYRPALDRARGTQLELLVSIPPHCTVFLTYDFEKSILRYTEYPPDANRGFDVAAAVITTLEPKAMNIRTTSLLLYLPTPDFSMPYNVIIFTSTTIALAFGGLYNILVRRMVGANEAPSGAIKDKVLGFIEKLKKKKKTAVATVAAGGSATSATGKTEAK, via the exons ATGCGCAGCCTTTTGTCATTCCTACCACTAATTATCCCCAGCGTCCTGGTATCAGCGACCGAGTACCACGAGCAGCTGAATCTACGGCCGCTGCCACTGTCGGCACTCCTCGCGAGCTTCAACTTTCGAGCCAACACCTCAATTGCCGACTTTGAGGCGCAGAATTTTCGACTCTTTCCGCGGTCTCTGGGCCAGATCCTGCAGTATGCGGGCACACGAGAGCTTCATCTGAGATTCACGCTGGGACGATGGGATGCGGAGAGCTGGGGAACTCGGCCCTGGGACGGAACCAAAGAGGGCGGCACTGGAGTGGAACTATGGGCGTGGCTGGATGCTGAGACGGACCAAGAGGCGGACGAGAAGTGGTTGACGCTGACCAATGCGCTCTCCGGATTGTTCTGCGCCAGTCTCAACTTCATTGACGGGACCAGGACCATTCGACCGGTTGTGTCGTTCCAGCCCGAGGGCGATCATCCCAACACGACGCTGGACAATACGAGGCTGCTGCATGGAGTGCTGCCCCATGAAGTAGTTTGCACGGAGAACTTAACGCCGTTTTTGAAGATGCTGCCATGCAAGGGAAAGGCCGGAATTGCGAGCTTGCTGGATGGACACAAACTGTTTGATGCATCGTTTCAGAGCATGGCCATTGATGTGCGGCCCATCTGCCCCTCAGAGGGGGAATGCGTTCTCCAGCTTGAACAAACGGTCGACATGGTCTTGGATGTTGATCGATCCAAGAGACCTCATG ACAACCCCATCCCAAGACCTCCCCCTGGCCGTGATCTAATCTGCGATACTTCAAAGCCCTACCATAACCCAGACGATTCTTGCTTTCCTGTGGATCATCTTCGCGGCCAGGAGTGGACGCTATCCCAAATCTTTGGGCGAACAATGAAAGGCACATGCCCCTTGACAGACTCCGAAACTCCCCCGGTCTGTGTTCATATCCCATCAACTCGcgacatcttctcctcggAAGGTGCTCATGAAATCAAGTACCCCAACAACGACTCTCTACGATGCTACCATATCGACCAAGAGAAGGAATTCACCCTCATCTTGACTAAGCCCGAGGTCCCTGCTGACGGAGAAGCTGCCTCTCTCGGCATTGTCAAGCCAGAAACACCTGTGCTGTACGCCGAGCGAAGTTTCACCGGCCATGGACAGGAACATGGTGGCGTGCAAGCCATTCTCACGAATCCAGGCGATGACACGGTGGAGTTTGTCTACATGGAATCTCTCCCCTGGTTCATGCGCGTCTATCTGCATACTCTTTCTGCGCGCATCTCCGGATCGTCACCCAACACCAATACTACCACCGAAATCGTCAAGCAGATCTACTACCGCCCGGCCCTTGACCGCGCTCGCGGCACACAGCTCGAGCTCCTCGTCAGCATCCCTCCACACTGCACCGTCTTCCTCACCTATGATTTTGAAAAGTCCATTTTGCGATACACCGAGTATCCCCCAGACGCAAACCGCGGCTTCGACGTCGCAGCCGCTGTCATCACCACACTGGAGCCCAAGGCCATGAACATCCGCACCACGAGCTTGCTTCTCTACCTTCCCACTCCTGATTTCAGTATGCCTTACAACGTCATCATCTTTACATCAACAACCATTGCGCTTGCCTTTGGCGGCTTGTACAACATCCTCGTCAGGCGCATGGTCGGCGCAAACGAGGCTCCGTCCGGAGCCATCAAGGACAAAGTATTAGGCTTcattgagaagctgaagaagaagaagaagacggcggtaGCTACAGTGGCAGCAGGAGGAAGTGCAACGTCGGCCACAGGGAAAACTGAGGCAAAgtga
- a CDS encoding fungalysin metallopeptidase (M36) domain-containing protein, whose product MKSAILLGLTGLAANVHAHPAPKLETASGLAKRGIDISKYSLPSLSDYTPSTHVEEEASIQAEGFKRDYVATATRAVKRAAPNAEFRVVPDHYVDVDGIGHVHFKQTAHGIDIDNADFKVNIGRNGRVFSHGNSFFAGKIPAESPLTKRDFSDPTNALKGAVDILGLPIQAEGATAEAQEGTEKYTLKGTSGAVSDPEARLVYLAKEDGTLSLTWRVETDVVDNWLLTYIDAATNKEVHGVVDYVSDFATVEVFPWGLNDPTEGDRKTFTDPWRVDASPFTWFGDGTTNYTTTRGNNAIAQVNPNGGNDYLNNYRPTSATRAFEYPFSLTQTNPTDYRDASITQLFYTANKYHDLLYVLGFNEVAGNFQANNNGKGGKGNDFVILNAQDGSGTNNANFATPADGSNGRMRMYIWTVSTPRRDGSLEEGIVIHEYTHGLSTRLTGGPANSGCLSGVEAGGMGEGWGDFYATAIRLKAGDTRATDYPMGAWADNNPKGIRQYPYSTSLTTNPLTYKSVNSQNEVHSSGTTWASILYEVLWNLIDKHGKNDAEFPTFDSQGVPTDGKFLALKLVLNGLALQPCTPTFVSARDAILDADRSLTGGENLCELWTAFAKRGLGSGARYSASARTESFTIPSGVC is encoded by the exons ATGAAGTCTGCTatccttcttggcctcacTGGCCTTGCTGCCAACGTGCACGCTCATCCCGCCCCGAAGCTGGAGACCGCCTCTGGCTTGGCCAAGCGCGGCATTGATATCAGCAAGTACAGCCTGCCTAGCTTGTCTGACTACACTCCCTCGACACacgtcgaggaggaggcttcTATCCAGGCTGAGGGTTTCAAGCGCGACTACGTCGCCACTGCTACCCGAGCTGTCAAGCGAGCTGCTCCCAACGCGGAATTCCGTGTCGTTCCCGACCACTacgtcgacgtcgacggcATTGGCCACGTCCACTTCAAGCAGACAGCCCACGGCATTGACATTGATAATGCTGACTTCAAGGTCAAC ATTGGCCGAAATGGCAGAGTCTTTTCTCACGGaaacagcttcttcgccggcAAGATTCCCGCAGAGAGCCCCCTGACGAAGCGTGACTTCTCCGACCCCACGAATGCGCTCAAGGGTGCTGTCGACATCTTGGGTCTCCCCATCCAGGCCGAAGGTGCCACCGCCGAGGCCCAGGAGGGAACTGAGAAGTACACTCTCAAGGGCACCTCTGGTGCTGTCAGCGACCCCGAGGCCCGCCTGGTCTACCTTGCCAAGGAGGACGGAACTCTGTCTCTGACCTGGCGAGTTGAGACCGACGTCGTGGACAACTGGCTGCTCACATACATCGATGCTGCCACCAACAAGGAGGTCCACGGTGTCGTCGACTACGTCAGCGACTTTGCCACCGTCGAGGTGTTCCCCTGGGGCCTCAACGACCCCACGGAGGGTGACCGCAAAACCTTCACTGACCCATGGAGAGTCGATGCCTCCCCCTTCACCTGGTTCGGCGACGGAACCACCAACTACACCACCACGCGCGGTAACAACGCCATTGCCCAGGTCAACCCCAACGGAGGCAACGACTACCTCAACAACTACCGCCCGACCAGCGCAACCCGGGCCTTTGAGTACCCCTTCTCGCTGACCCAGACCAACCCCACGGACTACCGTGATGCCTCCATCACCCAGTTGTTCTACACTGCTAACAAGTACCACGACTTGCTGTACGTCCTCGGTTTCAACGAGGTTGCCGGCAACTTCCAGgccaacaacaacggcaagggcggcaagggcAATGACTTTGTCATCCTGAACGCCCAAGACGGCTCTGGCACCAACAACGCCAACTTTGCCACTCCCGCCGACGGCAGCAATGGCCGCATGAGGATGTACATCTGGACTGTGTCCACACCCCGACGTGACGGCTCTCTCGAGGagggcatcgtcatccacgAATACACTCACGGAC TGTCCACACGTCTCACCGGTGGCCCTGCCAACTCCGGCTGCCTGTCCGGCGTCGAGGCCGGCGGCATGGGCGAAGGCTGGGGCGACTTCTATGCCACGGCCATCCGCCTCAAGGCCGGCGACACCCGCGCCACCGACTACCCCATGGGCGCCTGGGCCGACAACAACCCCAAGGGCATCCGCCAGTACCCCTACTCCACCAGCCTGACCACCAACCCGCTCACCTACAAGTCCGTCAACTCCCAGAACGAGGTCCACTCCTCCGGCACCACCTGGGCCTCCATCCTCTACGAGGTCCTCTGGAACCTCATCGACAAGCACGGCAAGAACGACGCCGAGTTCCCGACCTTTGACTCCCAGGGCGTGCCCACCGACGGCAAGTTCCTCGCCCTCAAGCTCGTCCTCAACGGCCTCGCCCTCCAGCCCTGCACGCCCACTTTCGTCTCTGCCCGTGACGCCATCCTCGACGCCGACCGCTCTCTGACTGGTGGCGAGAACTTGTGCGAGCTGTGGACTGCCTTTGCCAAGCGCGGTCTTGGATCCGGAGCCAGGTACTCTGCTTCCGCCCGAACTGAGAGCTTCACCATCCCCTCTGGTGTCTGCTAA
- a CDS encoding WD domain, g-beta repeat domain-containing protein: MEGLGTAVELTVKIASLCAEYSSAVKNASHDIQSLRERISSLETTLKDVMELLESSHGARLRTSQKLHDALNNSRLLLDSIATTLENKLNGGRKQRTMRAFGLRALKWPFESKKLENIMAGLEQHQNTMVVAMQIDQTAEVLTINHKIDLSKLPVAKGAAFNSQANEYVPRCHPRTRLNVLAGIYNWFEDPHGKCIYWLCGMAGTGKSTISRTVAEYLTEKNIPCASFFFKKGEVPHVRAAIEADMNISDKTKSEQFEKLILEPLDKCEDQQSTIVSIVIDALDECDLEEDVRLMVLLLARAMDVTSVRLRFFITSRPELPIRLGFKSIGDSYKELALHEIPKPDIKNDIAVYLEDQLKAIVQHYNMSVETRRQLPSQWPGSKDTERLVDMAIPLFIYAATACRFISDRRLGGPKEQLEIFFNSHRNPKSNLDATYLPVLEQLTRDLKGGEKRAVITKFKEIVDNLRKDICDLRRPGTLRLDIEQETIDIRFPPEIQYACLYWVHHLKESGVIVRDHDQVYDFLIRHLLHWIEALSLIGRISESSGMLDNLLGTIDSEDGVETSAIIRDIKRIILINRWSIDEAPLQIYSSALLFAPEQIESNWDACLATLEGHNDWTRAVSFSPDGRQLASAASGGTIKLWDPATGRCTATLVSGGISAVCFSPDSQRLASAEMKQIKLWNAITGRCIITLDGHYTRITDISFAPDGRRLASASHDRTVKLWDTETGDCIRTFVGHNGFLEGVSFAPDNRRLASVANKESISNGYVESYDHNIKLWDTVAGSRIIEFTGHEDRINTIRFTPDGRWLASASDDSTIKLWDTAIGSCIATLVGHDEGINAICFTPDSRWLASASHDRTVKLWDIETGLCTATFKGHSQSVTAVNFAPDNWQLASASHDSTIKLWDTTISRSPSTTDIHSHKVTAISFTPDGRQLASASDDHTVKLWDTATGRCITTFKGHSQSVTAVTFAPDGRQLASASEYDKTIKLWDITTGHCVATLQTDGYISQITFAPNSQQLASVSGYITKLWDITTGRCTAELDCNRESILSIAFSPNSQELVSTLSDHTIKLWDLSTGNCTATLPSEERVYGISAITVSPNGQLLASAYGDYTVKIWDMTTHDCIMKLEGHSFWVSAMTFAPNGQLVSASGDDTIKFWDIATGICTATLKGYGSWVGAINFTMDGSIACDLIGTGLSIGQPRWSRSYGYHQLIGRECQL; encoded by the exons ATGGAGGGACTTGGGACGGCGGTCGAGCTTACGGTGAAGATTGCTTCTCTCTGCGCTGAGTACTCTTCTGCTGTCAAGAATGCTAGCCACGACATCCAGAGCCTTCGAGAGCGTATTAGCAGCCTAGAGACAACGCTGAAGGATGTAATGGAACTTCTCGAAAGCTCCCACGGGGCCCGACTTAGGACGTCGCAGAAGCTACACGATGCTCTTAATAATTCCCGCTTGCTCCTGGACTCCATTGCTACAACGCTTGAGAACAAGTTAAATGGAGGTCGAAAGCAGAGGACAATGAGAGCTTTTGGGTTGCGGGCCCTAAAATGGCCCTTCGAAAGCAAGAAACTGGAGAACATCATGGCAGGCTTGGAGCAGCACCAGAATACCATGGTAGTCGCCATGCAAATCGATCAAAC GGCTGAAGTCCTCACTATCAACCACAAAATTGATCTATCAAAGTTGCCTGTCGCAAAGGGTGCCGCTTTCAACTCTCAAGCGAACGAGTATGTTCCCCGGTGCCATCCTAGAACTCGGCTCAACGTCCTCGCTGGAATATATAACTGGTTCGAAGACCCGCATGGAAAGTGCATATACTGGCTGTGCGGTATGGCTGGTACTGGCAAGTCCACGATTTCTCGGACAGTAGCAGAATATCTTACAGAAAAGAACATCCCTTGTgcaagtttcttcttcaagaagggCGAAG TCCCGCACGTGAGGGCTGCAATTGAGGCGGACATGAACATTTCCGATAAGACCAAGAGTGAACAGTTTGAGAAACTTATTCTAGAGCCGCTTGACAAGTGCGAGGACCAACAATCCACTATAGTGTCTATAGTGAttgatgcccttgatgaGTGTGATCTGGAAGAAGACGTCAGACTTATGGTCCTTTTGCTCGCTAGAGCTATGGACGTGACATCCGTTCGCCTGCGTTTCTTCATTACCAGCCGACCAGAACTCCCAATACGTCTCGGCTTTAAAAGCATCGGCGACTCCTATAAGGAACTGGCTCTTCACGAAATCCCCAAGCCTGATATAAAAAACGACATTGCCGTATATCTAGAGGATCAGTTGAAAGCTATTGTGCAGCACTATAACATGTCGGTTGAAACAAGACGGCAACTACCATCGCAGTGGCCCGGTAGCAAAGATACCGAGAGGCTTGTTGACATGGCCATCCCTTTGTTTATCTATGCTGCGACTGCTTGTCGATTTATCAGCGATCGCAGGCTTGGTGGGCCAAAGGAGCAACTGGAAATATTTTTCAACTCCCATCGAAACCCAAAATCTAATCTTGATGCGACATATCTACCTGTCCTAGAGCAGCTGACAAGAGATCTCAAAGGTGGCGAAAAGAGAGCTGTTATAACCAAATTCAAAGAGATCGTCG ACAACCTTCGAAAAGATATCTGCGACCTACGGAGACCAGGAACACTACGGTTAGACATCGAACAAGAGACAATAGATATTCGCTTTCCACCGGAGATACAATACGCGTGCCTCTACTGGGTCCACCACCTAAAGGAGAGCGGAGTAATAGTCCGTGATCATGATCAGGTCTATGACTTCCTGATCCGCCACCTACTGCACTGGATCGAGGCTTTAAGTCTTATTGGTCGTATCTCAGAGAGTTCTGGTATGTTGGACAACCTATTAGGTACGATTGAT TCAGAAGACGGTGTTGAGACATCAGCCATTATCCGCGATATTAAGCGAATTATTCTTATCAATCGCTGGTCCATTGATGAGGCACCACTCCAAATCTattcttcagctcttctaTTCGCACCAGAGCAGA TTGAAAGTAACTGGGATGCCTGCTTAGCAACACTTGAAGGCCACAACGACTGGACAAGAGCAGTCAGCTTCTCTCCAGACGGCCGGCAGCTGGCGTCAGCAGCATCTGGTGGTACAATTAAGCTTTGGGATCCAGCAACTGGTCGCTGCACAGCAACGCTTGTGAGTGGCGGCATTTCCGCAGTCTGCTTTTCACCAGATAGTCAGCGGCTGGCGTCAGCAGAAATGAAACAAATTAAACTCTGGAATGCAATCACAGGCCGTTGCATAATAACGCTTGATGGCCATTACACCAGGATAACAGACATTAGTTTTGCTCCAGATGGCCGACGGCTGGCTTCAGCATCACATGATCGTACCGTTAAGCTCTGGGATACAGAAACAGGCGATTGTATAAGAACATTTGTGGGCCATAATGGCTTCTTAGAAGGAGTCAGCTTTGCGCCAGACAACCGGCGGTTGGCATCAGTGGCAAACAAAGAGAGCATCTCGAATGGTTATGTGGAATCATATGACCACAATATTAAGCTCTGGGATACCGTTGCGGGCAGTCGTATAATAGAATTTACTGGCCATGAAGACCGAATTAATACAATTCGCTTTACGCCAGATGGCCGGTGGCTAGCTTCAGCATCAGATGATTCGACAatcaagctctgggataCAGCAATAGGCAGCTGTATAGCAACGCTTGTTGGCCATGACGAGGGTATAAATGCAATCTGCTTTACGCCAGACAGCCGGTGGCTGGCTTCAGCATCACATGATCGTACCGTTAAGCTCTGGGATATAGAAACAGGTCTCTGCACCGCAACATTTAAAGGTCATAGCCAATCGGTTACAGCAGTCAACTTCGCGCCAGATAACTGGCAACTGGCTTCAGCATCACATGATTCTACAATTAAGCTCTGGGATACTACGATAAGCCGCAGTCCGTCAACAACTGATATCCATAGTCATAAAGTAACAGCCATTAGTTTCACCCCAGATGGCAGGCAGCTAGCTTCAGCATCAGACGATCATACAGTTAAACTCTGGGATACAGCAACTGGCCGCTGCATAACAACGTTCAAAGGCCATAGCCAATCAGTTACAGCAGTTACCTTCGCACCAGATGGCCGTCAGCTAGCTTCAGCATCCGAATATGATAAAACAatcaagctctgggatatAACAACAGGCCACTGTGTGGCAACACTTCAGACTGATGGTTACATATCACAAATCACTTTTGCGCCAAATAGCCAGCAGCTAGCATCAGTGTCGGGTTATATAACTAAGCTCTGGGATATAACAACAGGCCGCTGCACAGCAGAGCTTGATTGCAATCGCGAATCCATATTATCAATTGCCTTTTCACCAAATAGCCAAGAGCTAGTATCAACATTATCAGATCATACAATCAAGCTTTGGGATTTATCCACTGGCAATTGCACAGCAACACTTCCCAGTGAAGAGCGCGTATATGGAATAAGCGCGATCACCGTCTCACCAAATGGCCAATTGCTAGCTTCAGCATATGGGGATTACACAGTTAAAATCTGGGATATGACGACACATGATTGTATCATGAAACTCGAGGGCCATAGTTTTTGGGTAAGCGCAATGACTTTTGCACCAAATGGCCAGCTAGTATCAGCATCGGGTGACGATACAATTAAATTCTGGGATATAGCAACAGGCATCTGCACGGCAACGCTTAAGGGTTATGGCAGCTGGGTAGGCGCAATCAACTTCACAATGGACGGCAGCATTGCCTGTGATCTAATTGGCACGGGATTGAGCATTGGTCAACCCAGATGGTCGC GATCTTATGGCTACCACCAGCTTATCGGCCGAGAGTGTCAGCTGTAA
- a CDS encoding heterokaryon incompatibility protein (HET) domain-containing protein — protein MRLINTRTLKLQQFLGKPPPYAILSHTWGQEEVSFQDFQSPERRERLAGFSKINATCKKAYSHGLDYAWVDTCCIDKTSSAELSESINSMFKWYKNSAIAYAFLEDYPSPNRWFTRGWTLQELIAPEQLEFYNRSWDKVAEKTAIAKELAVITGIDAFVLDGSAPLQQVSVGRRLSWAANRETTREEDLAYCLFGLFDVNMPLIYGEGGKAFLRLQEHILQQSDDHTIFAWDFHNFANGSWRGGLPEYKIHSRFDRLVRVWGSNVPQDPITMSNKGIHITSLVKDLRQPWASGDLVILLLNCCFDANPSATAGIYLKRLGSDRYARVRGSELARVHSDSNTTLASICGIKSTSDIAGLYFEEPCTTTARVIEEYLEEEKSQMGSGSVRKRYQNAFYLKRNLLQGSGLFQGSQLRQMLIMDSQKIWRSFRFDAKRHDGDLVIKTHPNFKAMLVFESHRHKTSFVLFLVTRINNGNYEYDVDAVSLTLKDAREWHQNLSTVEEFIQTKIRFQARQTTPNIKVSLSPVNIYGVNMQSIEIPQPSFIAFRGRPSGNIFKAVYLVSLLVFPIGMFNMVF, from the exons ATGAGGCTAATCAATACAAGAACCTTGAAGCTCCAACAGTTCCTTGGCAAGCCGCCACCTTATGCCATTTTATCCCATACTTGGGGCCAAGAGGAGGTGTCTTTTCAAGATTTCCAATCACCAGAACGGCGAGAAAGGCTAGCTGGATTCTCTAAAATTAATGCAACTTGCAAGAAAGCATATAGTCATGGCCTGGACTACGCTTGGGTTGATACATGCTGCATCGATAAAACCAGCAGTGCAGAGCTTAGCGAATCAATTAATTCCATGTTCAAGTGGTACAAAAACTCAGCAATCGCCTACGCATTCTTAGAAGATTACCCATCTCCAAA CCGATGGTTTACTCGAGGCTGGACTTTGCAGGAGCTCATTGCACCCGAGCAACTTGAATTCTATAATAGGTCATGGGATAAGGTTGCAGAAAAGACAGCCATTGCAAAGGAACTTGCGGTGATCACGGGGATTGATGCTTTTGTTCTCGACGGCTCGGCCCCCCTGCAACAGGTCAGCGTAGGACGGCGTCTAAGTTGGGCTGCCAATAGAGAAACAACTCGGGAGGAAGATCTTGCATATTGCCTATTCGGACTCTTTGATGTTAATATGCCTCTAATCTACGGGGAAGGGGGGAAGGCTTTTCTTCGACTACAGGAACATATTCTTCAACAATCTGACGATCATACCATCTTCGCCTG GGATTTTCACAATTTTGCGAATGGATCATGGCGCGGGGGACTGCCGGAATACAAAATTCACTCCAGATTCGACAGGTTGGTCCGTGTCTGGGGATCCAACGTACCGCAAGATCCGATCACGATGTCCAACAAAGGGATTCATATTACTTCTCTCGTCAAAGACCTTCGACAACCTTGGGCTTCTGGGGACCTTGTGATATTACTGCTCAACTGTTGTTTTGACGCAAATCCCTCAGCTACTGCAGGCATATATCTCAAGCGCCTCGGCTCAGACCGATATGCTCGAGTCCGAGGAAGTGAACTAGCTAGAGTCCATTCCGACTCTAATACTACGCTGGCTTCTATATGCGGAATTAAAAGCACCTCGGATATCGCTGGGCTCTATTTTGAAGAGCCTTGCACTACGACGGCAAGAGTGATCGAGGAGTAccttgaggaagagaaatcTCAAATGGGATCTGGATCAGTCAGAAAACGCTATCAAAATGCTTTTTATTTGAAACGAAACCTTCTTCAAGGCAGCGGACTGTTCCAAGGATCCCAGCTTCGTCAGATGCTGATTATGGATTCACAGAAGATCTGGCGCTCATTTCGATTCGACGCCAAAAGGCACGATGGCGATCTTGTCATTAAAACACACCCAAACTTCAAAGCGATGTTGGTGTTTGAGTCTCATAGACACAAGACATcatttgttctctttttggTAACTAGAATAAACAACGGGAATTACGAATATGACGTTGATGCAGTCTCCCTCACTCTCAAGGATGCGAGAGAGTGGCACCAGAATCTCTCCACAGTGGAAGAGTTTATACAGACAAAGATAAGGTTTCAAGCTCGTCAGACGACCCCAAACATCAAAGTATCGCTGTCTCCAGTCAATATATATGGAGTCAATATGCAAAGTATCGAAATACCACAGCCGTCATTCATTGCCTTTCGTGGTCGGCCATCTGGAAATATCTTTAAAGCTGTCTATCTAGTTTCATTACTTGTCTTCCCCATCGGAATGTTTAACATGGTTTTTTAA
- a CDS encoding glycosyl hydrolases family 18 domain-containing protein: MLSRLSLVSLGLLGFSASAVAELAPELVVYWGQSPSERPLADYCKPGAGPDIIPLAFFSSYPSTDWFGNVDSCNLTTSTTQSSECKTVEEDIKYCQSQGKKIMLSIGGGGGSVQFDNMTSIQDLANQLWGMFGPVQANYTGSRPFGTAVLDGFDMDIENPDSAFSYAFFVQEMNQLFETDHSKKYYMTGAPQCIVPDANMGDMMFNGKFDLLYIQFYNTPQCSARGAISGYNPKDGSLQYFSYDAFQEFITVSFSQSKGAKLYIGLPASPDAADNDENYFLTPDEAAKLINEYRYHPGFGGIMLWDAGSSDQAVTNGCTYSQEIQSILKTGRVCPKKY, translated from the exons ATGTTGTCGCGCCTTTCTCTCGTGTCATTGGGCCTCCTCGGCTTTTCTGCATCTGCCGTCGCAGAATTAGCACCAGAGTTGGTTGTGTATTGG GGCCAATCGCCATCGGAACGACCTCTCGCCGATTACTGCAAACCGGGTGCTGGACCTGATATCATCCcattggccttcttctcctcctacCCATCCACCGACTGGTTTGGCAATGTCGACTCTTGTAAcctcaccaccagcaccacaCAGTCTTCCGAGTGCAAGACCGTGGAGGAGGACATCAAGTACTGCCAATCGCAGGGCAAGAAGATCATGCTCTCCATAGGAGGTGGAGGCGGATCGGTCCAATTCGACAATATGACCTCCATCCAAGACTTGGCGAACCAACTCTGGGGTATGTTTGGACCTGTACAGGCTAACTACACCGGTTCGCGACCTTTTGGAACCGCAGTGCTCGACGGATtcgacatggacattgaGAACCCAGACAGCGCCTTCTCGTACGCTTTCTTTGTCCAGGAGATGAACCAGCTCTTTGAGACAGATCATAGCAAGAAGTACTACATGACGGGCGCGCCGCAGTGTATTGTTCCTGACGCCAACATGGGAGACATGATGTTCAACGGAAAATTCGACCTCCTGTACATCCAATTCTACAACACTCCGCAATGCTCGGCTCGTGGTGCCATTAGTGGTTACAACCCCAAGGATGGATCGCTGCAATACTTCTCCTACGATGCCTTCCAGGAATTCATCACGGTATCCTTCTCGCAGAGCAAGGGGGCAAAGCTGTACATTGGCTTGCCTGCTAGCCCCGACGCGGCTGACAATGATGAGAACTACTTCT TGACCCCAGATGAGGCGGCAAAACTCATCAACGAATACAGATACCATCCCGGTTTTGGAGGCATTATGCTCTGGGACGCTGGCTCGAGCGATCAGGCGGTGACCAATGGCTGCACTTACAGCCAGGAAATCCAGTCCATATTGAAAACTGGAAGAGTCTGTCCTAAGAAGTACTAA